The genomic segment TTGGAGATTAAGTATGCAAACTCACAAATGGCTAGGTGTACTCTAACCATCTATATAAATGAGATTTTGCTTCATTAGATTTAAAAATAAAAATAATGATTGAACATACAACAATTGCATTACTTTCCGGAGGAATTGATTCAGCTACAGCTGCATGTATCGCTATGGAAGCTGGGCAAAAAGTAATTGGATTATCATTTGATTATGGCCAACGACATCTTAAGGAGTTACAAGCAGCAGCAGATTTAGCAAAAAATTTAAATCTTGAGGATCATATAACAATAAAGATTGATTTGTCTTCTTGGGGTGGTTCCTCCTTGACCGACACGTCACAAGCAATACCAACTCAAGGCATACAAAAAAATACTATTCCTAACACTTACGTTCCGGGTAGAAACACTATCTTTGTTGCTATTGGTTTGAGTCTTGCAGAAGCTCGTGGAGCCAATCGAATCGCATTAGGAATAAATGCAATGGACTATTCTGGATATCCAGATTGTAGACCGGATTATTTAAAAGCATATCAAGAATTAGCTAACCTATCGAGCAGAGTAGGAC from the Prochlorococcus marinus str. NATL2A genome contains:
- the queC gene encoding 7-cyano-7-deazaguanine synthase QueC — its product is MIEHTTIALLSGGIDSATAACIAMEAGQKVIGLSFDYGQRHLKELQAAADLAKNLNLEDHITIKIDLSSWGGSSLTDTSQAIPTQGIQKNTIPNTYVPGRNTIFVAIGLSLAEARGANRIALGINAMDYSGYPDCRPDYLKAYQELANLSSRVGREGNGIKLWAPLLDWEKTKIFEEALRLKIPIEKTWSCYQGESKPCGKCDSCRIRDKALKEIGREDLCSQNI